The Seriola aureovittata isolate HTS-2021-v1 ecotype China chromosome 12, ASM2101889v1, whole genome shotgun sequence genome window below encodes:
- the and2 gene encoding actinodin2, which translates to MARFGRPSLSLIHTGFLLAIVLLPEFLGAVPVEQHKEEEVTAVSGDVKAEAMANLNKLVRNRRNVPFFTVPQFKRLPDFWGWYKYFMDSHNQEGIEDLDRLYMAYLQNKHRSEEGPTFNHYLKHLSEIYKTCADSDDPECIAESTSKPKAALVMPAPIKSAAVRLCNPYIDPYCLFPVLPKAAAQEPEPAPAKVPAPILTPLLPMPLKGPSGFYYYAPVLEPFLSAEQKAELLRICNSEDVECLQYHLRAAYGYRPAPGPAPSYSALKCDPKDPYCKPHLVQKAPTGFYHLLYPSCDPAVDPLCVTNVAAPAPLSDEEPPKEQHCNPLFDAGCNPLTATKLSGLTKPVLEYAPKAEPALPAAPLSCDPRYDPYCILAAAAALRKAPPQLPEHQVRYKLGILGKTKEGYDCYVHYDKDCTPVRSGTEAKADIKAPAKPACHPFDPNCNKFASPSGVEAPKPGKDGIILPDPDCDPEFDYNCRLRRAEPAAAEETATAEEKAADEPAKEAVPRFEDFLKSVMSQYK; encoded by the exons atggcaCGTTTTGGACGGCCATCGCTTTCCCTGATCCACACAGGGTTCCTGTTAGCGATTGTTTTGTTACCAG AGTTTCTGGGGGCGGTTCCAGTGGAGCAgcacaaagaggaggaag TGACTGCAGTGTCTGGTGATGTGAAAGCCGAGGCCATGGCCAACCTGAATAAACTTGTTCGTAACAGAAGGAACGTCCCCTTCTTTACTGTGCCCCAGTTCAAACGCCTGCCAGATTTCTGGGGATGGTACAAGTACTTCATGGATAGCCACAACCAGGAGGGA ATTGAGGATCTGGATCGTCTGTACATGGCCTACCTGCAGAACAAGCACAGGTCAGAGGAGGGGCCCACCTTCAACCACTACCTCAAGCACCTCAGTGAAATCTACAAGACCTGTGCCGATTCTGATGATCCCGAGTGCATCGCAGAGTCCACCAGCAAGCCAAAGGCTGCATTGGTGATGCCCGCCCCCATCAAGTCTGCTGCCGTCAGGCTGTGCAACCCCTACATCGACCCATACTGCCTCTTCCCCGTCCTCCCCAAGGCTGCAGCCCAAGAGCCCGAGCCAGCTCCAGCCAAGGTACCAGCTCCCATCCTCACCCCCCTGCTGCCCATGCCCCTGAAGGGCCCCTCTGGCTTCTACTACTATGCCCCCGTCCTGGAGCCCTTCCTGAGTGCTGAACAGAAGGCTGAGCTGCTGAGGATCTGCAACTCTGAAGATGTGGAGTGTCTGCAGTATCACCTGAGAGCAGCTTATGGCTACCGCCCAGCTCCTGGCCCAGCCCCATCCTATTCTGCCCTCAAATGTGACCCCAAGGACCCCTACTGCAAGCCCCATCTGGTCCAGAAGGCCCCAACCGGCTTCTACCACCTGCTCTACCCTAGCTGTGACCCAGCAGttgatcctctgtgtgtgaccAATGTTGCTGCTCCAGCTCCCCTCTCTGATGAGGAGCCTCCTAAGGAGCAACACTGCAACCCTCTGTTTGACGCTGGCTGCAACCCCCTGACTGCCACCAAGCTGTCCGGTCTCACCAAGCCCGTCCTGGAGTACGCACCCAAAGCTGAGCCTGCActtccagctgctcctctgtccTGCGATCCTCGCTATGACCCATACTGCATACTGGCAGCCGCCGCCGCCCTGCGCAAGGCCCCCCCACAGCTCCCCGAGCACCAG GTCCGCTACAAGCTCGGCATCCTCGGCAAGACCAAGGAGGGCTACGACTGCTATGTGCACTATGACAAAGACTGCACCCCAGTGAGGTCTGGCACCGAGGCCAAGGCTGACATCAAGGCTCCAGCCAAGCCCGCCTGCCATCCATTTGACCCCAACTGCAACAAATTTGCATCCCCGTCCGGCGTTGAGGCCCCAAAGCCCGGCAAGGATGGCATAATCCTGCCTGACCCCGACTGTGACCCAGAGTTCGACTACAACTGCCGCCTTCGTCGCGCcgagcctgctgctgctgaggagacCGCCACTGCTGAGGAGAAAGCTGCCGATGAGCCCGCCAAGGAGGCGGTCCCACGCTTTGAAGACTTCCTCAAGAGCGTCATGAGCCAGTACAAATAG